The Panthera leo isolate Ple1 chromosome C2, P.leo_Ple1_pat1.1, whole genome shotgun sequence genome window below encodes:
- the MSL2 gene encoding E3 ubiquitin-protein ligase MSL2 isoform X1, which yields MNPVNATALYISASRLVLNYDPGDPKAFTEINRLLPYFRQSLSCCVCGHLLQDPIAPTNSTCQHYVCKPCKGKKMMMKPSCSWCKDYEQFEENKQLSILVNCYKKLCEYITQTTLARDIIEAVDCSSDILALLNDGSLFCEETEKPSDSSFTLCLTHSPLPSTSEPTADPQASLSPISESTLSIAIGSSVINGLPTYNGLSIDRFGINIPSPEHSNTIDVCNTVDIKTEDLSDSLPPVCDTVATDLCSTGIDICSFSEDIKPGDSLLLSVEEVLRSLETVSNTEVCCPNLQPNLEATVSNGPFLQLSSQSLSHNVFMSTSPALHGLSCTAATPKVAKLNRKRSRSESDSEKVQPLPISTIIRGPTLGASAPVTVKRESKISLQPIATVPNGGTTPKISKTVLLSTKSMKKSHEHGSKKSHSKTKPGILKKDKTVKEKIPSHHFMPGSPTKTVYKKPQEKKGCKCGRATQNPSVLTCRGQRCPCYSNRKACLDCICRGCQNSYMANGEKKLEAFAVPEKALEQTRLTLGINVTSIAVRNASTSTSVINVTGSPVTTFLAASTHDDKSLDEAIDMRFDC from the coding sequence GACATTTGCTACAAGATCCTATTGCACCCACCAACTCCACCTGCCAACATTATGTCTGCAAACCTtgtaaaggcaagaaaatgatgATGAAACCTTCATGTAGCTGGTGCAAAGACTATGAGCAATTTGAGGAAAACAAGCAGTTAAGCATCCTAGTGAACTGCTACAAAAAACTATGTGAATATATAACACAGACTACATTGGCACGGGATATAATAGAAGCGGTCGACTGTTCTTCTGATATTTTGGCTTTGCTTAATGATGGATCATTGTTTTGTGAGGAGACAGAAAAACCCTCAGATTCATCCTTTACTTTGTGTTTAACACATTCCCCTTTACCTTCGACCTCAGAACCCACAGCTGATCCTCAAGCTAGTTTATCTCCAATATCTGAAAGCACCCTCAGCATTGCTATTGGCAGTTCTGTTATCAATGGTTTGCCTACTTATAATGGGCTTTCGATAGATAGATTTGGTATAAATATTCCTTCACCTGAACATTCAAACACAATTGATGTATGTAACACTGTTGACATAAAAACTGAGGATCTGTCCGACAGCTTGCCACCTGTCTGTGACACAGTAGCCACTGACTTATGCTCCACAGGCATTGATATCTGCAGTTTCAGTGAAGATATAAAACCCGGTGATTCTTTATTACTGAGTGTTGAGGAAGTGCTTCGCAGCTTAGAAACTGTTTCAAATACAGAGGTTTGTTGCCCTAATTTGCAGCCCAACTTGGAAGCCACTGTATCCAATGGACCTTTTCTGCAGCTTTCTTCCCAGTCTCTTAGCCATAATGTTTTTATGTCCACCAGCCCTGCACTTCATGGGTTATCATGTACGGCAGCAACTCCGAAAGTAGCAAAATTGAATAGAAAACGATCCAGATCAGAAAGTGACAGTGAGAAGGTTCAGCCACTTCCAATTTCTACTATTATCCGAGGCCCAACGTTGGGGGCATCTGCTCCTGTGACAGTGAAACGAGAGAGCAAAATTTCTCTTCAACCTATAGCAACTGTTCCCAATGGAGGCACAACACCCAAAATCAGCAAAACTGTACTTTTATCTACTAAAAGCATGAAAAAGAGTCATGAACATGGATCCAAGAAATCTCACTCTAAAACCAAGCCAGGTAttcttaaaaaagacaaaacagtaaAGGAAAAGATTCCTAGTCACCATTTTATGCCAGGAAGTCCTACCAAGACTGTGTATAAAAAACCCCAGGAAAAGAAAGGGTGTAAATGTGGGCGTGCTACTCAAAATCCAAGTGTTCTTACATGCCGCGGCCAACGCTGCCCTTGCTACTCTAACCGCAAAGCCTGCTTAGATTGTATATGTCGTGGCTGCCAAAACTCCTATATGGCCAATGGGGAGAAGAAGCTGGAGGCATTTGCTGTGCCAGAAAAGGCCTTGGAGCAGACCAGGCTCACTTTGGGCATTAATGTGACTAGCATTGCTGTACGCAATGCTAGTACCAGCACCAGTGTAATTAATGTCACAGGGTCCCCAGTAACAACGTTTTTAGCTGCCAGTACACATGATGATAAAAGTTTGGATGAAGCTATAGACATGAGATTCGACTGTTAA
- the MSL2 gene encoding E3 ubiquitin-protein ligase MSL2 isoform X2 → MMMKPSCSWCKDYEQFEENKQLSILVNCYKKLCEYITQTTLARDIIEAVDCSSDILALLNDGSLFCEETEKPSDSSFTLCLTHSPLPSTSEPTADPQASLSPISESTLSIAIGSSVINGLPTYNGLSIDRFGINIPSPEHSNTIDVCNTVDIKTEDLSDSLPPVCDTVATDLCSTGIDICSFSEDIKPGDSLLLSVEEVLRSLETVSNTEVCCPNLQPNLEATVSNGPFLQLSSQSLSHNVFMSTSPALHGLSCTAATPKVAKLNRKRSRSESDSEKVQPLPISTIIRGPTLGASAPVTVKRESKISLQPIATVPNGGTTPKISKTVLLSTKSMKKSHEHGSKKSHSKTKPGILKKDKTVKEKIPSHHFMPGSPTKTVYKKPQEKKGCKCGRATQNPSVLTCRGQRCPCYSNRKACLDCICRGCQNSYMANGEKKLEAFAVPEKALEQTRLTLGINVTSIAVRNASTSTSVINVTGSPVTTFLAASTHDDKSLDEAIDMRFDC, encoded by the coding sequence atgatgATGAAACCTTCATGTAGCTGGTGCAAAGACTATGAGCAATTTGAGGAAAACAAGCAGTTAAGCATCCTAGTGAACTGCTACAAAAAACTATGTGAATATATAACACAGACTACATTGGCACGGGATATAATAGAAGCGGTCGACTGTTCTTCTGATATTTTGGCTTTGCTTAATGATGGATCATTGTTTTGTGAGGAGACAGAAAAACCCTCAGATTCATCCTTTACTTTGTGTTTAACACATTCCCCTTTACCTTCGACCTCAGAACCCACAGCTGATCCTCAAGCTAGTTTATCTCCAATATCTGAAAGCACCCTCAGCATTGCTATTGGCAGTTCTGTTATCAATGGTTTGCCTACTTATAATGGGCTTTCGATAGATAGATTTGGTATAAATATTCCTTCACCTGAACATTCAAACACAATTGATGTATGTAACACTGTTGACATAAAAACTGAGGATCTGTCCGACAGCTTGCCACCTGTCTGTGACACAGTAGCCACTGACTTATGCTCCACAGGCATTGATATCTGCAGTTTCAGTGAAGATATAAAACCCGGTGATTCTTTATTACTGAGTGTTGAGGAAGTGCTTCGCAGCTTAGAAACTGTTTCAAATACAGAGGTTTGTTGCCCTAATTTGCAGCCCAACTTGGAAGCCACTGTATCCAATGGACCTTTTCTGCAGCTTTCTTCCCAGTCTCTTAGCCATAATGTTTTTATGTCCACCAGCCCTGCACTTCATGGGTTATCATGTACGGCAGCAACTCCGAAAGTAGCAAAATTGAATAGAAAACGATCCAGATCAGAAAGTGACAGTGAGAAGGTTCAGCCACTTCCAATTTCTACTATTATCCGAGGCCCAACGTTGGGGGCATCTGCTCCTGTGACAGTGAAACGAGAGAGCAAAATTTCTCTTCAACCTATAGCAACTGTTCCCAATGGAGGCACAACACCCAAAATCAGCAAAACTGTACTTTTATCTACTAAAAGCATGAAAAAGAGTCATGAACATGGATCCAAGAAATCTCACTCTAAAACCAAGCCAGGTAttcttaaaaaagacaaaacagtaaAGGAAAAGATTCCTAGTCACCATTTTATGCCAGGAAGTCCTACCAAGACTGTGTATAAAAAACCCCAGGAAAAGAAAGGGTGTAAATGTGGGCGTGCTACTCAAAATCCAAGTGTTCTTACATGCCGCGGCCAACGCTGCCCTTGCTACTCTAACCGCAAAGCCTGCTTAGATTGTATATGTCGTGGCTGCCAAAACTCCTATATGGCCAATGGGGAGAAGAAGCTGGAGGCATTTGCTGTGCCAGAAAAGGCCTTGGAGCAGACCAGGCTCACTTTGGGCATTAATGTGACTAGCATTGCTGTACGCAATGCTAGTACCAGCACCAGTGTAATTAATGTCACAGGGTCCCCAGTAACAACGTTTTTAGCTGCCAGTACACATGATGATAAAAGTTTGGATGAAGCTATAGACATGAGATTCGACTGTTAA